The Gymnodinialimonas sp. 57CJ19 genome includes a window with the following:
- a CDS encoding ABZJ_00895 family protein — translation MAKPLLYYVFRFIVSVIGMGALLFGAAYLLLRFAPNLAETLMTGPAMIGASTSIFVVPPFQVGQSFFRHEGRAMSGGEGWGLAAICSVIFTGAVVAGAYLGLSRNTEAWDRLLAENGDDLLLALVPMVGLAVVLMLLFKLFFWAAIRGQLKRAATAAE, via the coding sequence ATGGCGAAGCCACTGCTCTACTACGTCTTCCGCTTCATCGTGTCGGTGATCGGCATGGGAGCGCTTTTATTCGGTGCGGCCTATCTGCTGTTACGGTTCGCACCGAATTTGGCAGAGACGCTGATGACCGGACCGGCGATGATTGGGGCGAGTACCTCGATTTTTGTCGTGCCGCCGTTTCAGGTAGGGCAGAGCTTTTTTCGCCATGAAGGCCGCGCCATGTCTGGCGGCGAAGGCTGGGGGCTGGCGGCGATCTGTTCCGTCATTTTCACCGGAGCTGTGGTGGCCGGCGCTTATCTGGGCCTCTCTCGCAATACCGAGGCATGGGACAGGCTGCTGGCTGAGAACGGCGATGATCTGCTTCTTGCCCTGGTGCCGATGGTGGGCCTTGCGGTCGTGTTGATGCTGCTTTTCAAACTGTTCTTCTGGGCCGCGATTCGAGGCCAGTTGAAACGCGCGGCAACGGCGGCTGAGTGA
- a CDS encoding tRNA (guanine(46)-N(7))-methyltransferase TrmB — translation MTEPHPNRPHRNFYGRRKGHDLRDSQERYLEEDLARLSPGAVDWDVNPERKALDLGQRFGGKDVWLEVGFGGGEHLVHQAASNPDVAIIGCEPYINGVAMLLGKIREAGVENLAVYPGDARDLFDVLPEASIAKAFLLYPDPWPKTRHHRRRFVTPEHLAPLHRVLKDGAEFRVATDIKDYVRQTMEEVPKAGFEWLAQKAGDWREPWGDWISTRYEQKAFREGRVPHYMTFRKG, via the coding sequence ATGACAGAGCCTCACCCCAACCGCCCGCACCGCAACTTCTATGGCCGCCGCAAGGGCCATGACCTTCGAGATAGCCAAGAGCGCTATCTGGAAGAGGATTTGGCGCGCCTGTCGCCGGGCGCCGTTGATTGGGACGTGAACCCAGAACGCAAGGCGCTGGATTTGGGTCAGCGCTTCGGCGGTAAAGACGTGTGGCTAGAGGTCGGTTTCGGCGGCGGGGAGCATTTGGTGCATCAAGCCGCTAGCAACCCCGATGTCGCGATCATCGGGTGCGAACCCTATATCAATGGCGTTGCCATGTTGCTTGGCAAGATCCGGGAAGCGGGGGTGGAGAACCTTGCAGTTTATCCCGGCGACGCGAGGGATTTGTTCGATGTGCTGCCCGAGGCGAGTATAGCGAAAGCGTTTTTGCTTTACCCCGATCCCTGGCCCAAGACCCGCCATCATCGCCGTCGATTTGTGACGCCAGAGCATCTGGCCCCTTTGCACCGGGTGTTGAAGGATGGCGCGGAGTTCCGCGTGGCGACTGACATCAAGGATTACGTGCGCCAGACCATGGAGGAAGTTCCGAAAGCGGGGTTTGAGTGGTTGGCGCAGAAGGCAGGGGATTGGCGGGAGCCGTGGGGGGATTGGATTTCCACACGATACGAGCAGAAAGCCTTCAGAGAGGGCCGGGTGCCCCATTACATGACGTTCCGAAAGGGTTGA
- the aroA gene encoding 3-phosphoshikimate 1-carboxyvinyltransferase: MSGHGDPKPMMARKSGALMGVAEVPGDKSISHRSLIFGAMAVGETRVTGLLEGQDVLDTAAAMRAFGADVTREADGTWSIHGVGVGGFAEPDDVLDCGNSGTGVRLLMGAMATSPISVTFTGDASLRSRPMARVTDPLALFGTKAYGRAQGRLPMTLVGATDPMPVRYTTPVPSAQVKSAVLLAGLNAPGETVVIEEEATRDHSERMLAGFGAVVSTDVTAEGRVITLQGQPELKPQVIAVPRDPSSAAFPVCAALITEGSDVVVPNIGLNPTRAGLFETLRDMGADLTYENPREEGGEPVADLRAKFSPNMKGIEVPPERAASMIDEYPILSVVAANAEGATVMRGVKELRVKESDRIAAMADGLRLNGVTVEDGPDWWIVEGRGPGGVKGGATVATHLDHRIAMSFLCAGFASQEGITIDDSGPILTSFPIFEPLMGALGATLVPVA, from the coding sequence ATGTCTGGACATGGTGATCCGAAACCGATGATGGCCCGAAAGAGCGGTGCTTTGATGGGCGTGGCAGAAGTGCCGGGCGATAAGTCAATTTCCCATCGGTCGCTGATTTTTGGTGCGATGGCTGTGGGCGAGACTCGGGTGACGGGCCTGCTTGAGGGCCAGGACGTGTTGGACACCGCCGCCGCGATGCGGGCGTTTGGGGCGGATGTGACCCGAGAGGCGGATGGAACATGGTCCATTCACGGGGTCGGGGTTGGCGGCTTTGCCGAGCCGGATGATGTGTTGGATTGCGGGAACTCCGGCACCGGCGTGCGGTTGTTGATGGGGGCGATGGCGACCTCGCCCATATCGGTGACGTTTACCGGGGATGCTTCTCTTCGGTCGCGGCCCATGGCGCGGGTGACGGACCCCTTGGCGTTGTTTGGCACGAAAGCCTACGGGCGGGCGCAGGGGCGTTTGCCGATGACCCTAGTGGGCGCCACTGACCCGATGCCGGTGCGATACACGACGCCGGTGCCCTCGGCGCAGGTGAAATCCGCGGTGTTGTTGGCGGGTTTGAACGCCCCCGGAGAGACGGTTGTGATCGAGGAAGAGGCCACGCGCGACCATAGTGAGCGGATGTTGGCGGGTTTCGGCGCGGTAGTTTCCACCGACGTCACAGCGGAGGGCCGGGTGATTACTTTGCAGGGCCAGCCGGAGTTGAAGCCGCAGGTGATTGCGGTGCCCCGAGATCCAAGCTCTGCCGCGTTTCCTGTCTGCGCGGCGCTGATTACGGAAGGCTCGGACGTGGTGGTGCCAAACATCGGCCTCAACCCCACCCGGGCAGGATTGTTCGAGACGCTAAGGGATATGGGCGCGGATCTGACCTATGAGAACCCCCGCGAAGAGGGGGGAGAACCTGTTGCCGATCTGAGGGCCAAGTTCTCGCCGAACATGAAGGGCATCGAAGTGCCGCCAGAGCGGGCGGCGAGCATGATTGATGAATATCCGATTTTGTCCGTTGTCGCGGCCAATGCGGAAGGCGCGACCGTTATGCGCGGCGTCAAGGAGCTGCGAGTGAAGGAAAGCGACCGGATCGCGGCCATGGCCGATGGGTTGCGCCTGAACGGGGTGACGGTCGAGGATGGCCCCGATTGGTGGATCGTCGAGGGGCGCGGCCCCGGCGGCGTCAAAGGCGGCGCAACGGTGGCCACACATTTGGATCATCGGATCGCCATGTCGTTCCTCTGCGCGGGTTTTGCCAGCCAAGAGGGGATCACGATTGACGATTCCGGCCCGATTTTGACCTCGTTCCCGATTTTTGAGCCACTGATGGGCGCGCTTGGGGCAACTTTGGTGCCCGTCGCCTGA